From the Gordonia bronchialis DSM 43247 genome, one window contains:
- a CDS encoding response regulator transcription factor, protein MSRILIAEDDVQIASFVGKGLRAAGYTVEHVADGETALLMGRSPEIDMILLDIGLPAMDGFSVLQQLRGEGVSTPVVVLTARDSVTDTVAGLEGGANDYMTKPFQFAELLARVRLRLHHDAPAAGSETSLATGDLRLDLRSRRVQVGSDTIDLTAREFALLEVFLRHPDQVLSREQILGHVWGYDFDPASNVVDVYVRALRTKIGAQRLETVRGMGYRLR, encoded by the coding sequence ATGAGCCGCATCCTGATTGCCGAGGACGACGTCCAGATCGCGTCGTTCGTCGGGAAGGGTTTGCGCGCGGCCGGCTACACCGTGGAGCACGTCGCCGACGGGGAGACCGCCCTGCTGATGGGCCGCAGCCCCGAGATCGACATGATCCTCCTCGACATCGGACTGCCCGCGATGGACGGATTCAGTGTCCTGCAGCAACTGCGCGGCGAGGGGGTGTCCACCCCGGTGGTGGTGCTGACCGCCCGCGACAGCGTCACCGATACGGTCGCCGGACTCGAGGGCGGTGCCAACGACTACATGACCAAGCCGTTTCAGTTCGCTGAGCTCCTCGCCCGGGTCAGGCTGCGACTCCACCACGACGCACCCGCCGCCGGCTCCGAGACCTCGTTGGCGACAGGCGATCTGCGGCTGGATCTGCGGTCGCGACGCGTGCAGGTCGGTTCGGACACGATCGATCTCACCGCCCGTGAGTTCGCGCTGCTCGAGGTATTCCTCCGCCACCCCGACCAGGTGCTCTCCCGCGAGCAGATCCTCGGACACGTCTGGGGGTACGACTTCGACCCGGCCTCCAACGTCGTCGACGTCTACGTTCGCGCGCTGCGCACCAAGATCGGCGCCCAGCGTCTGGAAACCGTGCGTGGCATGGGGTATCGCCTGCGCTGA
- a CDS encoding sensor histidine kinase — MTTTDPVMPRARRRGITVSARWKITAWIMLTTLLLLVVVLVTARNLSLRDADVRANNDVEQEVAELRRFAAEGVDPTTTRPFTTVERMLEVYLSRQSPALGEVMFGVIGGRIIEGPSDGRLRLITDDPALLDVMVRGTATGGVLDSGAGAIRWGRLTIDNLGGAAGTFVVAVFTQPARDLVDRTIFTITMVGLGGLMLTTGIAYLVAGRILAPVRTVRTVAADIGESDLTTRVPVHGRDEIGALAETFNEMLDRIESAYTTQRQFVDDAGHELRTPITVVRGHLELLPDDPEERAKTLALVDSELVRMGRIVSDLLMLAKAEQPDFVVGRSVDVAALVLDIESKVQALGDRRWLLMEVAEGHAVLDPERVTQAILQLASNAVAHTEDGSTIRLGSRYVEDAGTCYLSLWITDEGPGVRPEDAATIFERFQRGGGPADRTATTRRSGAGLGLAIVRAIADGHHGTAWVRSIYGQGATFGLDVPVGTATEYSTAPADTRPITRPVTKEIP; from the coding sequence ATGACGACGACTGACCCCGTGATGCCCCGCGCTCGTCGGCGGGGCATCACGGTGTCGGCGCGGTGGAAGATCACCGCGTGGATCATGCTCACCACGCTGCTGCTGCTCGTGGTGGTCCTCGTCACCGCCCGCAACCTGTCGCTGCGCGACGCCGACGTCCGCGCCAACAACGACGTCGAGCAGGAGGTGGCCGAACTGCGTCGGTTCGCCGCCGAAGGTGTCGACCCCACCACGACCCGCCCGTTCACCACGGTGGAACGCATGCTGGAGGTCTATCTGTCCCGACAGTCGCCGGCGCTGGGCGAGGTCATGTTCGGCGTCATCGGCGGCCGGATCATCGAAGGTCCCAGTGACGGCCGGCTGCGTCTCATCACTGACGACCCCGCGCTCCTTGACGTGATGGTCCGCGGCACCGCGACCGGCGGGGTCCTCGATTCCGGCGCGGGTGCCATCCGGTGGGGACGACTGACGATCGACAACCTCGGCGGTGCCGCCGGCACGTTCGTGGTGGCCGTGTTCACCCAGCCCGCCCGAGATCTGGTGGACCGCACCATCTTCACCATCACCATGGTGGGTCTCGGTGGCCTGATGCTGACCACCGGGATCGCGTACCTGGTGGCCGGTCGCATCCTCGCACCGGTACGCACGGTCCGTACCGTGGCCGCCGACATCGGCGAAAGTGACCTCACCACACGGGTTCCCGTGCACGGCCGCGACGAGATCGGGGCACTGGCGGAAACCTTCAACGAGATGCTGGACCGCATCGAGAGCGCCTACACCACCCAGCGACAGTTCGTCGACGACGCCGGGCACGAGTTGCGCACGCCGATCACGGTGGTCCGCGGACATCTCGAACTGTTACCCGACGACCCGGAGGAGCGTGCGAAAACGCTTGCCCTGGTGGACAGCGAGCTGGTCCGGATGGGGCGCATCGTCAGCGATCTGCTGATGCTGGCCAAGGCCGAGCAACCCGACTTCGTGGTGGGTCGCTCGGTCGATGTCGCCGCGCTGGTACTCGACATCGAATCCAAGGTGCAGGCACTCGGGGACCGGCGCTGGCTGCTGATGGAGGTCGCCGAGGGTCACGCCGTCCTGGACCCGGAACGCGTCACCCAGGCCATCCTGCAGCTCGCGTCAAATGCGGTGGCCCACACCGAGGACGGGTCCACCATCCGTCTGGGCTCCCGCTACGTCGAGGACGCCGGCACCTGCTATCTGTCGTTGTGGATCACCGACGAGGGGCCGGGCGTGCGGCCCGAGGATGCCGCCACCATCTTCGAACGCTTCCAGCGCGGCGGCGGTCCCGCCGACCGCACCGCCACCACCCGCCGCTCGGGTGCCGGGCTCGGCCTCGCGATCGTCCGGGCGATCGCCGACGGCCACCACGGAACCGCCTGGGTCCGCAGCATCTACGGCCAGGGGGCGACGTTCGGGCTCGACGTCCCGGTCGGCACCGCCACCGAGTACTCCACCGCGCCCGCCGATACCCGGCCCATCACCCGGCCTGTCACCAAGGAGATCCCATGA